ttcatattttaaaattaacaattgaACATACATAAAAAGAGCAAAATCTGTTTGTACTccctttttaaatttatttgtttgcatttacaaaaaaaatccGACCATTAAACAAAAGATTTGTTGCCTAAAATAATAGAGAGACTACACGAGTGTGCGGCAATTTTGGGGCTAAATTTTGTGTTGAGGGGGATTCATTGCGAAGGAGTCTCAATTTCGGTACTACAATATCGGTTGCTTcagtaaaaatatataactatatgtatatacaaagTTTGTGGACTTCTTGTGCCTTCCATTACAATGTGTGTGGATTGGTTAGGTGAATGAGAGGGATGGGATGCAGGATTGTGGGTTAATCGTTTCATACGCTAAGCTAAGCCTAAGTCTTGGTTGCTATAAAACCTATAGGTTAACAATTTTCCTTGTCATTGCTATATTTTACTTCGTTTCGTTGGAGATTTGATGATTGAGTAGTTGCGGTTGCTTTCTTGGTGAAGTGGGGGGGGCGGGCGGTTACCTTGTGCCGTTGGGCGTCTGGCAAGCGAAAGGCACCTCGTCCTCGGCTTGTTAATGCTTCTTGTTGAGTATATAGCCACGCTTCGAATTTGCATTGTAtttgtaattgttttgtttgtccATATATAGCTAGTTTTTGGTTTCGTTATTCGGGCTACTTCTGTTCTCTTTGTTCTCCTCCTTGTCTTTATCCACCAGCTGCTCAGCCGTAGCTCCCTGAtcctgttgctcctgctggaGTTCCTGCTCCTGACcggtttgtgtttttgtggcTTCAGTGGCTCCGCTGCCAGTCTCATCCTTGTGCTTCACACCCCAATGCCAATTAGACATATGTCTAGCCTCTTCCTTGCCGCGCATGTCCGACCTGCTGTTACTCGGCGGCGACGACTGTGTGGACTTGTCCGTCTTGCGCTCCAGCTTCAGGTCAAGCTCCACGTCCGAGTCCATTTCCGTTTCGGAAAAGGATAACGAGTTGCCAGCGCGCGACACCTGGATGCGACGCCGATCCTGTgcgaaataattatttagtaaAAGTATACATAGATAGATATTGCAATGTTACCGGATCACCTACCGTATTCAGTGTGGTCGGCTCCGAAATGTAGCCATCACAGTCTTCGTCCTCGCTAAAGAGTTCCGCGGTATTCACGGCGTATGTCTCCGGCAGACGGCACACGATCTGCGCCAGATCGATGAACGTGTACTCGTTGAGGGAGGCATGGTTAACCCGCTTGGGTGGCTCTTTGTTGAACCACTGATTGAAGCGGCCCAATCGACCAGCCTTGGCCATGCTCTCAAAGTAGTTTTTGCCAAACACATAGCCCACGTCTCGAATTTCGTCGAAGCTGCCGAAGGCTAGAGTCTTGTACTTATCGATCGGCGGTCGGATATACTCGCAGTAGTCGGAGTTTTTGACCTCctgcagaaaaaaatatgttaattgcGTTTTAAGTTCGATTTCATGGAATAACGTATGTACCTCTAGTTGGCGTACGCAGGACACATAGGCTAGTCGGGATTGGATGTCCGGCAAGTCGGGCACCTTCACAGGCGATGTGAAGGGATTCCATTTCTTGTAGAGCAGCCACCAACCGCTTAGGTCGTCGCCATAGTTGGTCAGGTCAGTGTCATCCTGGGATCCCACATCGATGGCGATTATGTGAGCAGCTCCAAGATTATGCATCACATCGGCTAAATGGTGGCCAAGGAAATAAAATGGCCAGCATGCGGGTGGTGATTTAGTTGGTCGATGTGTAGGATATGTTGTGAATGcaatacaaatgttcaatTAGTTGTGCTTATTGGTTTTACGGTAttgaaaaactaatttaacaaattgcgcttacaatttagttttaatatattgtaatcatttttaattgaaaacaattttcaaaattgattaaattcaCATTGTAAACGCATTTGATTAATCTTATCCCGCAGCATCTCAGTCCTATGGCCAAGTCAATCATTTGTGATATCTGCGTATATCgtaaatttttaattcgaGAGTAGAATGTGTGGATAATTTGATTGAAACTGGATTGGGCATTGGAATAAGATGCTGGGAGACGAGCATCGCGAATTTCCAAAACTGGAACGGACGCAGGGGGCGGCGCAGAGCGTTGGAATCAGGATCGTGCATCGCCAATATGGATggtgtttcattttttttttttttacctggCACGTTGTTCGTGTAGCAGCCATCGAGCAGGAGGTGGCCGTCGCGGTAATCACAAAATGGTGGGAAGACGCCGGCAATCGACATGCTGGCGCGGCAGTACCGCCACAGGTGgcctgtttttgtttttttatcaCAGGTCggacaaaacaacaacagcacaatATTGTGGATCGTATTTTTTGTGGATGACACGGAAACACGTGGGGGATTGCATTGGTTTATTCAATtggtttgtgtgtgtgtgtgagagagacAGGTCGCGTGTGTCAAAGATAAAGatagagagagggagagagagaaagaTACACACTTTTATCCACGAAATAATGGTTTTTTTTAGTGCTAAAGCTACATATGAAATTGGTCTTATTTATacgcaaacaacaacaaaatggtCAAGGCGAACAATTGGGGAACAAATAAACTAATAAGCAACTCaaaataccacaaaaaaaaactaaaataggTAGAGGATAAACCAAAGAAACTTTGTGCACTCAATTATAGTTGTGATTCGGTAATTATGTATAGGTATGCGTGTGCGTGTTCGGTGTGTTTACGTGGAAGGGAGTGAGACAGATGGTGCAAACGAATGCTCTTTACCGTTAGAAATGCAGGCCACGCAAACTATCGATTGGCAGCACTGGCATTGCCAGCGCGAAAAACTTTCAAACTctcaaacatttaaaacatcTTGtagaacaagaacaacaaatataACATCATCTCATGGATTTGCCGGGAAAGAGGGACCAAAAACGGAACGGAGCGAAGCAAACGGAATGGAACGTGAGGAACGTAGAACGCAGGCAAGCATGATCGAACAAGTGGAATTTCCAACACTCTGCGCGCGCGCTCTGTGTGCCGAAAAACTCAGCTCTAGATTGGAAGTTGAATGTGATAATTTTTTGTTGGATTAACGCACTGGGTTAAatatttcgttttctttttttgtatttgtattgcattttcttttttgttaaTTCTATTTGCTAGTTGCTAAGTGCTAATTACCTGGCAGATTATTCACATAGCCGCCATCCAGCAAGAGGTGCCCATCTTTAGGATCGCATAACGGCGGCATGTAGCCACTGAGCGACATGGAGGAGCGTACGTAACGCCACAGAGATCCTGGTATTTAAAATCAACGGCAGACACATGCCAGCAATGATAAGTCGGTgggtgttttgtgtgtgtttgtgttttgggGGAGGAGaagagaaaaataagaaagatTGAGAGAAAGTTGCTTTGAGctatcttttttttaatggaGGAGAGAAAGGGGTATATGGAATGGAGAATTTTTGGGATGGGTAGCACCAATGGATTGGGTTTTAATGGGCGCAGCGATGCGGGGTGGCTTAAAAGAGGAGCAACGAGTTTAGCCTCTAGCAAAGAGCACAATAGCCAATTTCGATTTATGGCACAAGCTctccaaacaacaacaacaacaacagcgacaacaaTGAGATTTTAATTTGGTTTGTTATGTTTCAAGTTCAAACAAAACGGCACATTCGATTGGCAGCATAACGCCGATAACTAGTCGATTCCACAGCAGAAAATAACATtaagaaaagtgaaaatgccTCTACAAAATTGCGGGCCATGGAATGAGGCTGtgcctatgtgtgtgtgtgtgtgtgtgtgtgcgcaagtgtgtgcgtgcctgTGTGGGCGTCTCATTGTCTGCGATTTAATTTTTGGGCACACTCAGTTCTAAGGCTACCAAAGGATCAAAAGGATCAGGGACAACAAAACGGTACAATAACACATTGAAGGGGGGATAATAAACTacaaaaagcataaaaaaggaaaataccCAAAGAAAAACTTATAGCATAAAGCAAACCAAAACGGGGATATACAATCAAGAGTACAATGTATTAACAGCAGTTTCAAACTTTTCAAATTacacatttcaatttctttcaaaaatgtaACTTAATTTACTCGCCTAAATAAAAATTCAGAGTATTCAGAGCCGAATATCAGTTTTTAGTATGTACATAAGATTTAGCTTTAAAGGTCATACTAGTTAAGTACATTGCATTCCCATTAGCCGATagcccaaataaaataaaaacgaataGCGACTAAGCGACAGAAAATGACAGAGACAGCCATATACAAAGCGAGGGAGACAGACAGAAAGAAAGATCAAATCGGGAGCTTTTTGACTACTAACTTACCATTGGTGTGAATGCGATGGCAACTGGCGGTTATGTCGGTGGTGAGGGTGAAGTAGGGTATCCACAGGTCCTCGATGCTCACGTCCCCGAAAGTGTCGTGGATCGTCTTGTTGAACTCTCGTCCGGAGAACATCGATGTGATCGGGTAGGTGAGGTCAAGTAGTTGTAGGAACCATTTCGTCATTTTCTAAAAgaatttacatatatacattaaacatatatatgtacatacgacGAATGTGTATGAAAGTAAAGTACTAACCTTTGACCACTCGCGCGCCTTCTGCGTTACCGTGGTGATATTACGCTCCGAGCACCAGAGAGCTCCCATCAAGGCACCGATGCTGACGCCGCCCACCATGTCAACAGGTATGCCCGCCTCCTGGATGGCCTTCAGCATACCAATGTGGGCAGCTCCACGCGCTCCTCCGCCGCCCAGCACCAGGCCAATCGAGTTGCCCGTAAGCCAGCGCGCCAAACGCGAGAAGTCGGAATGCATGTTTGGCTCGGACAGCAGGACGCGACTATAGAGATCATTCTGAAAGGTAACAAATAGATCGATGATTAGCATAGACATTGCAGCCAAGGCTATTGGCCAACTTGTGAGCACTTCCTCATTTCTTACTTACAATGCGATATTGACTTTTGCGCGTGAAGATCCGCTTGACGCAGAGCACATGGTGGTGCTTTGTTACCCAGGGTCGGGCATTTAGCCAACTAAGCGTGTTGGCCGGCTTGGCATTGCTGGCCTCCGGATATAGCAGGACGAGCTCCTTTTGCGTTCGCATCGCCAGCCGGTCGATCTCGCGTTCGAACTTTCCGACCAGGTGTGATCGATCGCCGAGGCCCACGATCAGGATAACGTCAGCCTGTCGCATGCAGCGCTGTGTCCACGCGCTCAGCGAACTGTCACACTGATAGAGGGTGATGATGTTTCGGTCCTCCTGCTGCGCCAGCCACGAGGTTAGACGATACTCGTTGGCTGCCTCAAAGATGTTGGAGCCCAGCTGCTTGCGCACCACATCGGAGGTCAAACGGAGAACGGGTCCTGAGCGAGAAACAGAAGAGAAACGTTACAATTGGCGGTTATATCGGAGATTCAGTGCAGCAATGTGAAACGTTACCGGACTTATCCATCGTGTTCTGAATAAATCTTAGCGGAAAAGAAGTGTAAAAGATTCTATATGCTGAAATCTCGCTATGCCTGGGACTTTGTCCTCTTATTACCTTTTcatagtttttatatttaaagtgAACATTTAACTATCATAGAACCTTGTATAGCTACAGAGACATATATATCCCTTTCATTCTTCTTAATCAATGACAAATAATAATGTATAGATAGTACTATTGTCCCACAGATTGGAGCGCTCACTAGCTTTATACGAACCTATGGCACAGAGCGAGTGGTAGAGCTCGTAGGTGAAGGGCGTCATCGGCACCTCGTCGGTGATGGGCACCAGGGCCACCGTGGAGTACTTGTGCGTGACGGGATTGGCCTCGACGGGCGCGCCCGGCGCCCCGCTGCCCGAGCGCGTCTGCATCGAGCCGAGGAAGCGGTGGCTAAGGAAGCTAATCAGCTTGGTCACCACGATGGGGTAGCGCAGCTTGATGGCATTGAACAGGCCCTCGGGCAGCTTGGCCAGCTCCGAGTCGCGCACAGCCATCACCGTCGTGGTGCGCGACGTTTCCGTGATCATTTCAACGATGCCCACAAGATCCCCCTTGCCGTATTCGCCGACGATCTCCTTTTTGCCACCAGGATGCGTGATAACCGAACGCATTCGCCCGCTAAGCACAATATATGTGCTGTCGCTGCTCTCGTCCTGCCGATAGACAGCTCTGCCCGATTCCAGAAAGATCCAGTCCAAGGCATAGTCACACTGCCTCACCAGAGGCGATAGACGGCGTACTACTCCGTTGCCCAGATCCAAAACAATGCGTGGTCGTTGTCGCATGATCCTGTCGAGGAAATAAAGCAATCATAAAGCAATCATTTTACTTCATTATGTAAACGCCCAAACTTACTGGTAAATAGCTGCTCGTCGGATGAAGGCTATTCTGGTGATGCTTCTCGATCGAATGGTATACGCACTGGCCTCTCCCGTTAGCATGGCCAGTCCACCAACGATTTCGCCGGGATGCACAAAGTGAATGAGCATGTCGCTCTTATCCTGCTTGGCCCGCGTGGCATCCTGATTGCTCTGGTAAACAGCCAATGTGCCCGTCATCACAAACCAAACGCAAACATCGTCCGCATTGCCCTCCGTAATCAGGGTGACATTCGGCTCCAGTTCCCTTAACTCTACAAAAGGCTCAATGATGTGGGAATCCTCCTCGGACAGACCCAATTCCTTGCGTAGGCTGTCCACCGCTGAGGATTGCACCAGGCGCATGTCTATCGAGGTTGTCACACCGGGTGTCTGTAGACACGAGTGCGAACCATCGGGTGCCATCAGAGTTATGGAACTGCGACGCGTGGATAGGTTGCCCACcgaatgctgctgctgctgctgatggaaTAGATCTGCATTGGGCGCATCGCCATGCACCTCGGTGAACAGATTGGTAGTGCCGTGAAAACTACCATCcggatttggattcggatcGGATAGCGTGTGCTCCTCGCGCGAGTGTCGCGATGGCGAGGATGGTGGTCGAGTTACGGTCACCGAGACACCCGATGATCCCGTTCCCGAAACAGCGGACTGCATCAGATTCATCTGGCTGATCACCATGGGCGGCCCATTGGGCGCCTGGCGTGAGGATTGCGAGGTCTGCGAGTTAATCGGTCCACTCATTGTGGATACGCTCTTGTAGCGCATGTGATTCTGCACCAGTTCGGCATTTAGACCGAGGTAGTTGCGCAAAGCGGTGAACAGTACGCGTTGTAGCCGGATCATAATCACCTGGATGACGCGAATCATTACGTCCGGATTGTCCTGGAACACCTCTTCGAATGCCTGCCAAAGCAAGgaggaaaa
The DNA window shown above is from Drosophila melanogaster chromosome X and carries:
- the sws gene encoding swiss cheese, isoform B, which encodes MSIAGVFPPFCDYRDGHLLLDGCYTNNVPADVMHNLGAAHIIAIDVGSQDDTDLTNYGDDLSGWWLLYKKWNPFTSPVKVPDLPDIQSRLAYVSCVRQLEEVKNSDYCEYIRPPIDKYKTLAFGSFDEIRDVGYVFGKNYFESMAKAGRLGRFNQWFNKEPPKRVNHASLNEYTFIDLAQIVCRLPETYAVNTAELFSEDEDCDGYISEPTTLNTDRRRIQVSRAGNSLSFSETEMDSDVELDLKLERKTDKSTQSSPPSNSRSDMRGKEEARHMSNWHWGVKHKDETGSGATEATKTQTGQEQELQQEQQDQGATAEQLVDKDKEENKENRSSPNNETKN
- the sws gene encoding swiss cheese, isoform A; the protein is MDVLEMLRASASGSYNTIFSDAWCQYVSKQITATVYMYFALVMMSLLFIAWFLYFKRMARLRLRDEIARSISTVTNSSGDMRGLRFRKRDKMLFYGRRMLRKMKNVSGQMYSSGKGYKRRAVMRFARRILQLRRDNMPLEMRTVEPPAEYLEETIEGSDRVPPDALYMLQSIRIFGHFEKPVFLRLCKHTQLLELMAGDYLFKITDPDDSVYIVQSGMINVYISNADGSTLSLKTVRKGESVTSLLSFIDVLSGNPSYYKTVTAKAIEKSVVIRLPMQAFEEVFQDNPDVMIRVIQVIMIRLQRVLFTALRNYLGLNAELVQNHMRYKSVSTMSGPINSQTSQSSRQAPNGPPMVISQMNLMQSAVSGTGSSGVSVTVTRPPSSPSRHSREEHTLSDPNPNPDGSFHGTTNLFTEVHGDAPNADLFHQQQQQHSVGNLSTRRSSITLMAPDGSHSCLQTPGVTTSIDMRLVQSSAVDSLRKELGLSEEDSHIIEPFVELRELEPNVTLITEGNADDVCVWFVMTGTLAVYQSNQDATRAKQDKSDMLIHFVHPGEIVGGLAMLTGEASAYTIRSRSITRIAFIRRAAIYQIMRQRPRIVLDLGNGVVRRLSPLVRQCDYALDWIFLESGRAVYRQDESSDSTYIVLSGRMRSVITHPGGKKEIVGEYGKGDLVGIVEMITETSRTTTVMAVRDSELAKLPEGLFNAIKLRYPIVVTKLISFLSHRFLGSMQTRSGSGAPGAPVEANPVTHKYSTVALVPITDEVPMTPFTYELYHSLCAIGPVLRLTSDVVRKQLGSNIFEAANEYRLTSWLAQQEDRNIITLYQCDSSLSAWTQRCMRQADVILIVGLGDRSHLVGKFEREIDRLAMRTQKELVLLYPEASNAKPANTLSWLNARPWVTKHHHVLCVKRIFTRKSQYRINDLYSRVLLSEPNMHSDFSRLARWLTGNSIGLVLGGGGARGAAHIGMLKAIQEAGIPVDMVGGVSIGALMGALWCSERNITTVTQKAREWSKKMTKWFLQLLDLTYPITSMFSGREFNKTIHDTFGDVSIEDLWIPYFTLTTDITASCHRIHTNGSLWRYVRSSMSLSGYMPPLCDPKDGHLLLDGGYVNNLPADVMHNLGAAHIIAIDVGSQDDTDLTNYGDDLSGWWLLYKKWNPFTSPVKVPDLPDIQSRLAYVSCVRQLEEVKNSDYCEYIRPPIDKYKTLAFGSFDEIRDVGYVFGKNYFESMAKAGRLGRFNQWFNKEPPKRVNHASLNEYTFIDLAQIVCRLPETYAVNTAELFSEDEDCDGYISEPTTLNTDRRRIQVSRAGNSLSFSETEMDSDVELDLKLERKTDKSTQSSPPSNSRSDMRGKEEARHMSNWHWGVKHKDETGSGATEATKTQTGQEQELQQEQQDQGATAEQLVDKDKEENKENRSSPNNETKN
- the sws gene encoding swiss cheese, isoform C, with protein sequence MDVLEMLRASASGSYNTIFSDAWCQYVSKQITATVYMYFALVMMSLLFIAWFLYFKRMARLRLRDEIARSISTVTNSSGDMRGLRFRKRDKMLFYGRRMLRKMKNVSGQMYSSGKGYKRRAVMRFARRILQLRRDNMPLEMRTVEPPAEYLEETIEGSDRVPPDALYMLQSIRIFGHFEKPVFLRLCKHTQLLELMAGDYLFKITDPDDSVYIVQSGMINVYISNADGSTLSLKTVRKGESVTSLLSFIDVLSGNPSYYKTVTAKAIEKSVVIRLPMQAFEEVFQDNPDVMIRVIQVIMIRLQRVLFTALRNYLGLNAELVQNHMRYKSVSTMSGPINSQTSQSSRQAPNGPPMVISQMNLMQSAVSGTGSSGVSVTVTRPPSSPSRHSREEHTLSDPNPNPDGSFHGTTNLFTEVHGDAPNADLFHQQQQQHSVGNLSTRRSSITLMAPDGSHSCLQTPGVTTSIDMRLVQSSAVDSLRKELGLSEEDSHIIEPFVELRELEPNVTLITEGNADDVCVWFVMTGTLAVYQSNQDATRAKQDKSDMLIHFVHPGEIVGGLAMLTGEASAYTIRSRSITRIAFIRRAAIYQIMRQRPRIVLDLGNGVVRRLSPLVRQCDYALDWIFLESGRAVYRQDESSDSTYIVLSGRMRSVITHPGGKKEIVGEYGKGDLVGIVEMITETSRTTTVMAVRDSELAKLPEGLFNAIKLRYPIVVTKLISFLSHRFLGSMQTRSGSGAPGAPVEANPVTHKYSTVALVPITDEVPMTPFTYELYHSLCAIGPVLRLTSDVVRKQLGSNIFEAANEYRLTSWLAQQEDRNIITLYQCDSSLSAWTQRCMRQADVILIVGLGDRSHLVGKFEREIDRLAMRTQKELVLLYPEASNAKPANTLSWLNARPWVTKHHHVLCVKRIFTRKSQYRINDLYSRVLLSEPNMHSDFSRLARWLTGNSIGLVLGGGGARGAAHIGMLKAIQEAGIPVDMVGGVSIGALMGALWCSERNITTVTQKAREWSKKMTKWFLQLLDLTYPITSMFSGREFNKTIHDTFGDVSIEDLWIPYFTLTTDITASCHRIHTNGHLWRYCRASMSIAGVFPPFCDYRDGHLLLDGCYTNNVPADVMHNLGAAHIIAIDVGSQDDTDLTNYGDDLSGWWLLYKKWNPFTSPVKVPDLPDIQSRLAYVSCVRQLEEVKNSDYCEYIRPPIDKYKTLAFGSFDEIRDVGYVFGKNYFESMAKAGRLGRFNQWFNKEPPKRVNHASLNEYTFIDLAQIVCRLPETYAVNTAELFSEDEDCDGYISEPTTLNTDRRRIQVSRAGNSLSFSETEMDSDVELDLKLERKTDKSTQSSPPSNSRSDMRGKEEARHMSNWHWGVKHKDETGSGATEATKTQTGQEQELQQEQQDQGATAEQLVDKDKEENKENRSSPNNETKN